One genomic window of Aquisalimonas sp. 2447 includes the following:
- a CDS encoding helix-hairpin-helix domain-containing protein produces MRRTGFIRTITFAVFLLTTVVAGAEVRLASWNIQHLGWDNDKSYEAVARVSARFDVVAIQELMNADALERLVDALERKTGEDWESLNSAPLGESSYREKYAFIWRDEAVEYTGGATTYIDERDRFAREPFAAPFRAKDSDWTFVAATVHIVYGDTLSDRTPEIRALRHYWDWLAEVYPDDADSRILFGDFNLRPGHDAWESMWEVAEPLVTDGATTLSTNDREFANIYDNILVPLDHDLPITAAGVEDFPALLTETTPHYWSHEKARAHVSDHAPVYAILGDTELHPPRTGELRVPNRVSADGEPPPEPECVDINEASVEDLERLPHVGPARAEDIIDGRPWASVAGLREVGGIGGGRLEEIVDSGVVCEE; encoded by the coding sequence ATGAGAAGAACTGGCTTCATCCGAACCATCACATTCGCGGTTTTCCTGCTGACCACCGTGGTGGCAGGAGCCGAGGTGCGCCTGGCTTCCTGGAACATCCAGCACCTGGGGTGGGACAACGACAAAAGCTACGAGGCGGTGGCCAGGGTCAGCGCCCGGTTCGACGTCGTTGCCATCCAAGAGCTGATGAACGCCGACGCCCTGGAGCGCCTGGTCGACGCGTTGGAACGGAAGACGGGCGAGGATTGGGAATCCCTGAACTCAGCGCCGCTGGGCGAGAGCAGCTACCGGGAGAAGTACGCCTTCATCTGGCGGGACGAAGCCGTCGAATACACCGGCGGCGCAACCACCTACATCGATGAGCGCGACCGCTTCGCACGGGAGCCGTTCGCGGCGCCGTTCCGCGCAAAGGATTCGGATTGGACCTTTGTGGCCGCCACCGTGCATATCGTCTACGGCGATACCCTCAGCGACCGCACGCCGGAGATCCGCGCACTTCGGCATTACTGGGACTGGCTTGCGGAGGTCTACCCGGACGACGCGGACAGCCGGATCCTGTTCGGCGACTTCAACCTGCGCCCCGGCCATGATGCCTGGGAGTCGATGTGGGAGGTCGCGGAACCGCTGGTCACCGATGGGGCGACGACGCTGTCCACGAACGACCGCGAATTCGCGAATATCTACGACAATATCCTGGTGCCGCTGGATCACGATCTGCCCATCACGGCGGCGGGGGTCGAGGATTTCCCTGCGCTGCTCACCGAGACGACGCCGCATTACTGGAGCCACGAGAAGGCACGGGCCCATGTCTCCGACCATGCGCCGGTGTACGCGATCCTTGGTGATACGGAACTACACCCGCCGCGCACCGGTGAGCTCCGGGTGCCGAACAGGGTGAGCGCCGACGGCGAACCGCCGCCGGAGCCCGAATGTGTGGACATCAACGAGGCATCGGTCGAAGACCTGGAGCGGCTGCCGCACGTTGGCCCCGCACGCGCTGAGGATATTATTGATGGGCGGCCCTGGGCGTCGGTGGCGGGGCTCCGGGAGGTTGGCGGGATCGGGGGAGGGCGCCTGGAGGAGATCGTCGATTCCGGGGTCGTCTGCGAGGAGTGA
- a CDS encoding tetratricopeptide repeat protein, with amino-acid sequence MAYEEGDYAKAASYYRKAAEGGHAPAQTDLGDMYYAGDGITRNRQKAASWYMKAAEQQYGPAQLRLGQMHFDGEGVAQHYHEAAEWYRRAAKTGLPEAAVELAYMYAEGLGAPVDLIQAHKWANVATALGFDEASEARESLATLMSSDEISEAQMRAQDWLGAHID; translated from the coding sequence ATGGCTTACGAAGAGGGAGACTACGCTAAAGCGGCCAGCTACTACAGGAAAGCCGCAGAAGGCGGCCACGCCCCCGCTCAGACAGATCTGGGCGATATGTATTATGCCGGTGATGGCATTACCCGAAACCGGCAAAAAGCAGCGAGCTGGTACATGAAAGCAGCGGAGCAACAATACGGGCCGGCACAGCTACGCCTAGGACAGATGCACTTCGACGGTGAAGGAGTTGCTCAACACTATCATGAAGCCGCTGAATGGTATCGTCGAGCCGCAAAGACGGGATTGCCAGAAGCGGCTGTTGAACTTGCTTACATGTATGCAGAGGGCCTCGGCGCGCCAGTAGATCTTATTCAGGCTCACAAATGGGCGAATGTTGCCACTGCGCTTGGGTTCGATGAGGCATCAGAGGCACGGGAATCATTAGCGACCCTAATGAGTTCTGATGAAATCTCGGAGGCGCAAATGCGTGCACAGGACTGGCTAGGGGCCCACATTGATTGA
- a CDS encoding nuclease-related domain-containing protein yields the protein MIDSSQLLEIFWRQAGWVVPAALLISGLKLAAAPKLKGLVGELAIRARLKGLATDELHDCILPDGRGGMTQVDHLYLTGKGVHVIETKNYGGRIFGTAKQKTWTQRVGRRSIQVQNPLRQNWGHVQAVKALVGDRAPVHGHVVVGGRAQFPKGEPAGVQRPRELAAEFRAGEGESPLPTEWTLAWKEVRAAVRLDPSARKAHRAALTRKHGLDKATLGGTVMVAAGVLMSVFYLLSTQN from the coding sequence GTGATCGACAGCTCCCAACTACTGGAAATCTTCTGGCGCCAGGCGGGCTGGGTGGTGCCCGCTGCGCTCCTGATCAGCGGTCTAAAGCTGGCGGCCGCGCCAAAGCTCAAGGGGCTGGTCGGCGAGCTGGCGATTCGTGCCCGACTAAAGGGGCTCGCGACGGACGAACTCCACGACTGCATTCTCCCCGATGGCCGTGGCGGGATGACCCAGGTTGATCATCTCTACCTGACTGGCAAGGGTGTCCACGTGATTGAGACCAAGAACTACGGTGGTCGGATCTTTGGCACCGCCAAGCAGAAGACCTGGACGCAGCGCGTCGGTCGGCGCTCAATCCAAGTTCAGAACCCTCTGCGCCAGAACTGGGGTCACGTTCAGGCTGTGAAGGCACTGGTGGGAGACCGTGCGCCTGTGCATGGTCACGTTGTTGTTGGTGGCCGCGCGCAGTTCCCTAAGGGGGAGCCAGCGGGTGTTCAACGCCCCCGGGAACTTGCGGCGGAGTTCCGGGCCGGTGAAGGCGAAAGCCCGCTCCCCACGGAATGGACATTGGCGTGGAAAGAAGTTCGGGCTGCGGTGCGACTTGATCCGTCCGCACGAAAGGCTCACCGAGCAGCACTGACTCGCAAGCACGGCTTAGACAAGGCGACCTTGGGCGGTACGGTCATGGTCGCTGCAGGTGTCCTTATGAGTGTCTTTTACCTGCTTTCCACCCAGAATTGA
- a CDS encoding carbon storage regulator: protein MLAITRRTNAEEALWIGDNVRIRLAPGRSPNQVRIIIEAPREVNIVREELLGRADPSDDTESADAV from the coding sequence ATGCTCGCTATCACCCGCCGCACCAACGCCGAAGAAGCCCTCTGGATTGGGGATAATGTTCGGATCCGCCTGGCTCCCGGCCGCTCACCAAATCAGGTCCGAATCATCATCGAGGCCCCCCGGGAAGTGAACATCGTCCGGGAAGAACTCCTGGGCCGTGCGGACCCTAGCGACGACACGGAGTCCGCCGACGCGGTCTGA
- a CDS encoding SOS response-associated peptidase has product MTKTEAAIEAAFNVIPRNWRHDFASYNVAPTQSIPAARVADGARHGDMLRWGLIPPWAHGQPTKYSTINARSETIETAATYRAPWRKGQRCIIPAIGYYEWQQTDSGKQPYFIRLAGGEPFAFAGLWESSSAQDGTAVESCTIITVPANPMVAEIHAKARMPAMLLPDDTAAWLEGGTDQARAALVTLPAEQMDAYPVSTRVNSPRNNEATLLERVA; this is encoded by the coding sequence GTGACCAAGACCGAGGCGGCCATCGAGGCGGCGTTCAACGTGATACCGCGCAACTGGCGGCATGACTTCGCCAGCTACAACGTCGCCCCGACCCAGTCCATACCCGCCGCCAGAGTCGCGGATGGCGCCCGCCATGGCGACATGCTCCGCTGGGGCCTGATCCCGCCGTGGGCGCATGGGCAGCCCACGAAGTACAGCACCATCAACGCAAGGTCGGAGACCATCGAAACGGCCGCCACATATCGTGCGCCGTGGCGCAAAGGTCAGCGTTGCATCATCCCGGCGATCGGCTACTACGAGTGGCAGCAGACCGACAGCGGGAAACAGCCCTACTTCATCCGCCTCGCCGGCGGCGAGCCGTTCGCCTTCGCGGGTCTCTGGGAGTCATCCAGCGCACAGGACGGCACTGCCGTCGAGTCCTGCACCATCATTACGGTGCCGGCCAATCCCATGGTCGCGGAAATCCATGCCAAGGCGCGGATGCCCGCCATGCTGCTGCCCGACGATACCGCCGCCTGGCTGGAGGGAGGCACCGACCAGGCGCGCGCCGCACTGGTGACGTTGCCGGCGGAGCAGATGGACGCATATCCGGTCAGCACGCGCGTGAACTCCCCGCGCAACAACGAGGCGACCCTCCTGGAGAGGGTCGCCTGA
- a CDS encoding DNA-processing protein DprA: MAESVAIAGPRRLPAWALAEVEAVAVGLVRAGFSLSVGCSQGADAAAIRAAGPGACRVFAAWGPGGAGAVGVSAVREVLAHGSHGGAVNWWAGGGAEVPARVRLARRTRAVVASASRAVVVWLASGSSGSLLAARAAAAAGLPVVAFPVAGELPSLGAGHWSGGLSGCWSRARRWEQLPDMLET; this comes from the coding sequence GTGGCTGAGTCGGTGGCCATTGCCGGGCCCCGGCGCCTTCCCGCTTGGGCTCTGGCTGAGGTAGAGGCCGTCGCCGTGGGGCTCGTGCGGGCCGGGTTCAGCCTGTCGGTGGGCTGCAGCCAGGGCGCCGATGCCGCGGCGATCCGGGCCGCGGGTCCGGGCGCGTGTCGGGTGTTCGCCGCCTGGGGCCCGGGCGGTGCCGGAGCCGTAGGGGTGTCGGCGGTCCGCGAGGTGCTGGCGCACGGGAGTCACGGCGGCGCCGTCAACTGGTGGGCCGGCGGTGGCGCGGAGGTTCCGGCCCGCGTCCGCCTCGCGCGGCGCACCCGCGCAGTGGTGGCGTCGGCCAGCCGCGCCGTGGTGGTCTGGCTGGCGTCCGGCTCCTCCGGGTCCCTGCTGGCGGCCAGGGCAGCCGCCGCCGCCGGCCTACCGGTGGTCGCGTTCCCCGTTGCCGGCGAGTTGCCCTCCCTCGGCGCAGGCCACTGGTCCGGAGGTCTGTCGGGGTGCTGGAGCCGGGCCCGGCGCTGGGAGCAACTGCCTGATATGCTTGAGACATGA
- a CDS encoding PD-(D/E)XK nuclease-like domain-containing protein gives MSTATATTTHDLVGIHPGVAAADYHAAPGVSSTILKDVLRSPLHCWARHIDPERQPSAASEAMKLGTAVHTASLEPERWDREIAVAPRVDRRTKAGREAWASFQEEAAGRTVLTAEQAERAESMAEAVRGHPAAAGLLSDGLAECSLWHAEGPELVKVRPDWWAPAALVDLKTTRDAGPAGFARQVAQMRYHLQAALYVDVVGSVTGETLPWYWIAVESEQPHAVAVYRADAETLARGRELYRRALALYSECRRSGRWPGYPESVQEIRLPGWALHDEPGQSMDDPEF, from the coding sequence ATGAGCACCGCAACCGCAACCACCACCCATGATCTCGTCGGCATCCACCCGGGGGTGGCCGCCGCCGATTACCACGCCGCACCGGGGGTGAGCTCCACGATTCTCAAGGACGTGCTCCGCTCGCCGCTGCATTGCTGGGCGCGCCATATTGACCCCGAACGCCAGCCGTCCGCTGCCAGTGAGGCGATGAAGCTGGGCACCGCTGTCCACACGGCATCTCTTGAGCCGGAGCGGTGGGATCGGGAGATCGCCGTTGCCCCGCGGGTAGATCGGCGCACCAAGGCCGGCCGCGAAGCCTGGGCCAGCTTCCAGGAGGAGGCGGCCGGGCGCACGGTGCTCACCGCTGAACAGGCCGAACGGGCCGAGTCCATGGCCGAGGCGGTGCGCGGGCATCCGGCCGCCGCCGGCCTGCTGTCCGATGGCCTCGCGGAATGCAGCCTATGGCACGCGGAAGGCCCGGAATTGGTGAAGGTCCGCCCCGACTGGTGGGCGCCCGCCGCGTTGGTGGATCTCAAGACGACCCGCGACGCCGGTCCGGCCGGGTTTGCCCGCCAGGTCGCCCAGATGCGGTATCACCTGCAGGCGGCGCTCTATGTGGACGTGGTGGGTTCCGTTACCGGCGAAACGCTGCCTTGGTATTGGATCGCCGTGGAGTCGGAGCAACCGCATGCCGTCGCTGTGTACCGGGCCGACGCGGAGACGCTGGCCCGAGGACGCGAGCTCTATCGCCGGGCGTTGGCCTTGTACAGCGAATGCCGGCGCTCGGGCCGGTGGCCCGGTTATCCGGAGAGCGTGCAGGAGATCCGGCTGCCTGGCTGGGCCCTGCACGACGAGCCGGGCCAGTCCATGGACGATCCGGAGTTCTGA